The sequence below is a genomic window from Thioclava nitratireducens.
TCTCCAGAGGCGGTAGATCCCGCGCGGCAGTCTCCTCTGCGGCCGCGCGGTGCTGTAGAAAAGAGCGAAGGGAATGGATTTCACCTGTGCGACGTAGCTGGAAAATTGCGGCAGGAACTGTCCGGTGAACTCGTCGGAGCCCGGGGGAAATACCTCAGCCAGCGCCATCACCGCGCGGCCCTGCGCTGCCGCCTGCGTGGTGGAGAAGACAAAGCTCACCGCCAGCGTAAGCACCAGCATTCCCGTCACCCCGGTGATGACAGAGATCAGCGACCAGCCGGTGCCCGCGGGGTTGGCGTAGCCGCCGCCCAGCGTCGAAAGAAGGTGCCCGGCGTAGGAGAGGCTGTCGGCGAAGCTCGCCGCAGGCAGGCCCTTTGTCGTTTCGAGCGATCGGCTCGCTGCGAAGAAGATCAGGCTCCAGCCAAAGGCGACCGCAGCGATCCAGACCGCGCCCAGCCACGCCATCGTCACCGGTCCGCAAATCCGATGCGCGATCCGCGTGTGACCAATCGTGCGCATCCGCGCGAAGCCGAACCGCGCGACGGCACGCGAGAGCGCCCCGGACTGTCCTGCGCCCAACGCGCACAGAAGGATATCCCAAAGTGAAATCGCGACGAGGGCGGCGCCGAGGAGGATCAGGAAAGTGGTCAACGAAAGCTCCGGAAGGATGGAAAGGAAAGGTGGTCAGGCGGTCTCGGGCCTGACGAGCGGCAGGTAATGGCGCCGCGTCATCAGCATCAGGACCGCGAGCAGAGGCGTCGCGAGCGCGAGCCCGAGAATGCCGAAGAAGCTGCCCATCAGCAGTTGGAACGCGATCACCAGCGCCGGCGGCAGCGACATCGCCCTCTCCTGGATCTGCGGTGTGACGACATTGCTCTCGAGCGCCTGAACGCCGAGATAGAGCAGCACGACCCAAAGCATCGTGATCGGACTCACCGTCAGACCCATCGCCATGGCGGGGATCGCTGACAGGACCGGGCCGATATTGGGAATGAAGGTCAGAAGCCCTGCGAGGATCGCGAGGATCGCGGCCAGCGGCACGTTCAGCGCCCAGAGGCCGATGAAGGTCAGCACGCCGATCACCGTCATCGAAATCATCTGCGCGAAGAGCCAGCCAGACAGCGCCGCCCAGCCGGTCGCGAAACTCGCGACGATCCAGTCGCGGTCAGAGGCCGGAAAGAGCGCGGCGATCCCGCGCCGATACAACTGCGGCTCCACCGCGCCGTAGACACCGATGAAGGTTATCAGCAACGCGTTCCCGAGCATGCCAATCGACACCATCACGGTCGTCGCGGCTCCTTCGCCGGACGGCGCCATCGCGCCCAGATCGATCGAGCGCGTGAAGGAATGCAGCCAGCCATGCGAGTCGATGAATTGCTGTGCCTGCTTTCGTGCCTCGGGCAGGGCGCTCAGCAACTGGTCGAGCTGGTCTGACAGCCCCTGCGCCGCATATACGAAGAACAGCACCCCAAGCCCGATCAGCAGCAGCGCGTAGATCAGGAGCCCCCAGCCTTCGCCAATACGGAGCCTGCGCGCGATCGCGTTCCCGCCCATGCGCAGAAAAACCGCGATGAGCAGCCCGGCGAAGATCAGCAGCAGGATATGGGGAGCGATCAGGACCAGCAGAAGGAAAATCGCGATCGGCAGCCAGAAGGCGATCCGCTCGCGCGTGACCCATGCGCGCAGCCCCCGCGGCGCCGGACGCGCGTCTTCGGTGCAGGGTTGAGCCGGGTGTGACATGTCGCTCTCCGTGGCAGGTTTCGCTTGCTGAAAAGCCAACCAGTCGCCTCCGTCGAGGTTCCGTGCGCGCGACACTGCGGAAGTGAATTGTCATCCCGCTTTGGCGTCCCCTCGTACGCGCGCGAGGCAGGCTGTTTTTCCCGGACTTCTCGGAACAAGAT
It includes:
- a CDS encoding AI-2E family transporter, translated to MSHPAQPCTEDARPAPRGLRAWVTRERIAFWLPIAIFLLLVLIAPHILLLIFAGLLIAVFLRMGGNAIARRLRIGEGWGLLIYALLLIGLGVLFFVYAAQGLSDQLDQLLSALPEARKQAQQFIDSHGWLHSFTRSIDLGAMAPSGEGAATTVMVSIGMLGNALLITFIGVYGAVEPQLYRRGIAALFPASDRDWIVASFATGWAALSGWLFAQMISMTVIGVLTFIGLWALNVPLAAILAILAGLLTFIPNIGPVLSAIPAMAMGLTVSPITMLWVVLLYLGVQALESNVVTPQIQERAMSLPPALVIAFQLLMGSFFGILGLALATPLLAVLMLMTRRHYLPLVRPETA